A region of Spiribacter roseus DNA encodes the following proteins:
- a CDS encoding ligase-associated DNA damage response exonuclease → MAAPLIQPTRHGLYCAAGDFHIDPWRPVPRALITHAHADHARPGSEAYWSLRDGLGLMRRRLGGRACLNTVDEGERLQFGPVSVSFHPAGHVLGSAQIRVEHEGAVWVASGDYKRDPDPTCAPFEPVACDTFITEATFALPVYRWPAVETVAADIHQWWHNNAANGRTTVLFSYALGKAQRLMAALPAPHPGPIYLHGAVAPLTQDYRDAGIELPPTHRVSEAPGDEDYGRALVIAPPSAAGSTWMRRFRQPALGFASGWMRIRGNRRRRGYDRGFVISDHVDWPGLLQTIEDTGAREILTTHGRADELVRYLGERGLDARPLATLYGDAGEDD, encoded by the coding sequence ATGGCAGCCCCGCTCATTCAGCCCACCCGGCACGGTCTCTACTGTGCGGCCGGTGATTTTCATATCGACCCCTGGCGACCGGTGCCCCGGGCGCTGATCACCCACGCCCATGCCGATCACGCACGCCCCGGCAGTGAGGCGTACTGGAGCCTGCGCGACGGACTCGGGCTGATGCGCCGGCGGCTCGGTGGCAGGGCCTGCCTGAACACGGTGGACGAGGGCGAGCGGCTGCAGTTCGGCCCGGTCAGCGTCAGCTTTCACCCGGCCGGTCATGTCCTCGGCTCGGCGCAGATCCGCGTCGAGCACGAAGGCGCGGTGTGGGTGGCATCCGGCGACTACAAACGGGATCCGGATCCGACCTGCGCCCCCTTCGAGCCGGTGGCCTGCGACACCTTCATCACCGAGGCGACCTTCGCACTGCCCGTCTACCGCTGGCCCGCGGTGGAGACGGTCGCCGCGGACATCCACCAGTGGTGGCACAACAATGCGGCGAACGGGCGCACCACGGTGCTGTTCTCGTACGCCCTCGGCAAGGCCCAGCGGCTGATGGCGGCGCTGCCGGCCCCCCACCCCGGTCCCATCTATCTGCACGGCGCCGTCGCCCCGCTCACCCAGGACTATCGCGACGCCGGCATCGAACTGCCGCCCACCCATCGCGTCAGTGAGGCACCCGGTGACGAGGACTATGGCCGGGCGCTGGTGATCGCACCGCCGAGCGCGGCGGGTTCAACCTGGATGCGACGCTTCCGTCAGCCCGCTCTGGGGTTTGCCTCGGGCTGGATGCGCATTCGTGGCAACCGCCGCCGGCGGGGCTATGACCGCGGCTTCGTCATCTCGGATCACGTTGACTGGCCCGGGCTTTTGCAGACCATCGAAGACACCGGCGCCCGCGAGATCCTGACCACCCACGGCCGCGCGGATGAGCTGGTGCGCTACCTGGGCGAACGCGGCCTCGACGCCCGGCCTCTGGCCACGCTCTATGGCGACGCCGGAGAGGATGACTGA
- a CDS encoding SDR family NAD(P)-dependent oxidoreductase, which translates to METLDHGSNVLVVGASGGIGAALVEQLLAGSSARRVWAATRTPDSPRLTALREAYGERCMPLAVDILDEASIAAMAATLRADQPRLHLLINAFGLLHDEAQGIWPEKRVESISAEGMLTSYRVNTLAPALIARECLGLLNHSQRAVFASLSARVGSIGDNRLGGWYAYRTSKAAQNMLTRDLAIECTRRARRVICLALHPGTTRTDLSEPFQARVPEGKLFTPAFAAGKLLARIDAATTADNGGFYAWDGAPIPW; encoded by the coding sequence ATGGAAACGCTCGATCACGGCTCGAATGTCCTGGTGGTCGGCGCCAGCGGCGGGATTGGTGCGGCGCTGGTGGAGCAGCTGCTGGCCGGCTCGTCGGCGCGTCGGGTCTGGGCGGCCACACGTACCCCGGACAGCCCCCGGCTGACCGCCCTGCGCGAAGCCTATGGCGAGCGCTGTATGCCGCTGGCCGTGGATATCCTCGATGAGGCCAGCATCGCTGCGATGGCGGCGACACTGCGGGCCGATCAGCCGCGGCTGCACCTGCTGATCAATGCGTTTGGCCTGCTCCATGACGAGGCGCAGGGCATCTGGCCGGAAAAGCGCGTCGAGTCGATCAGCGCCGAGGGCATGCTCACCAGCTATCGGGTCAATACCCTGGCGCCGGCGCTGATCGCCCGTGAGTGCCTGGGGCTTCTCAACCACTCGCAGCGCGCGGTGTTTGCCAGCCTCTCCGCGCGGGTGGGCAGCATCGGCGACAACCGTCTGGGCGGGTGGTATGCCTATCGCACCAGCAAGGCGGCCCAGAACATGCTCACCCGCGACCTGGCCATCGAATGCACGCGTCGGGCCCGTCGGGTGATCTGCCTGGCGCTGCACCCCGGCACCACCCGCACCGATCTGTCTGAACCGTTTCAGGCGCGCGTCCCCGAGGGCAAACTGTTCACCCCGGCGTTCGCCGCCGGCAAGCTGCTCGCCCGCATCGATGCCGCCACGACGGCGGACAATGGCGGGTTCTATGCCTGGGACGGCGCACCGATCCCTTGGTAG
- a CDS encoding M20/M25/M40 family metallo-hydrolase, with product MSGYLNLEQAQAMVESDWRESIRPALEAFIRIPAKSPAFDRDWSANGYIDEAVAQVEAWCRAQAPAGSHVEVIRLRGRTPLLWVDIPGTGPGETLLYGHLDKQPEASGWDSDKGPWTPVVEGDRLYGRGAADDGYAVFSSLEAVRLLHEQGVPCPRCMLLIECAEESGSPDLPAYIEHLGPRLGQPGLVVCLDSGCANYEQLWVTTSLRGMAAGDLTVRVLDQGVHSGDAGGVVPSSFRIARALLERIEDAATGAIRLPALQAEIPAERVEQAELAASVIGSDLADKYPWASATRPNSESTPTLILNRTWRPALEVIGADGLPPRTEAGNVLRPATTLRLSLRLPPTVDGEAATRALQQTLTEAPPQSAEVQFHPAGAANGWNAPAFAGWLGDSLGASSRAWFGQPAVFMGEGGSIPLMNLLGAHFPAARFLVTGVLGPGSNAHGPNEFLHMPMAQRLSGVVAEALAAQSAAD from the coding sequence ATGAGCGGCTATCTCAATCTGGAACAGGCACAGGCCATGGTCGAGTCGGACTGGCGCGAAAGCATTCGCCCGGCACTCGAGGCGTTCATCCGCATTCCCGCGAAGTCGCCCGCCTTTGACCGCGACTGGTCGGCAAACGGGTACATTGACGAGGCCGTCGCCCAGGTCGAGGCCTGGTGCCGGGCCCAGGCGCCCGCGGGCAGTCATGTCGAAGTGATCCGGCTGCGGGGTCGCACGCCCCTGCTCTGGGTGGATATACCGGGCACCGGCCCGGGCGAGACCCTGCTCTATGGGCATCTCGACAAACAGCCCGAAGCCAGCGGCTGGGACAGCGACAAGGGCCCCTGGACACCGGTGGTCGAGGGCGATCGGCTGTATGGCCGCGGCGCGGCGGATGACGGCTATGCCGTTTTCTCCTCGCTCGAGGCGGTGCGGCTGCTCCACGAACAGGGCGTTCCCTGCCCGCGCTGCATGCTGTTGATCGAGTGCGCCGAGGAAAGCGGCAGCCCCGATCTGCCCGCCTACATCGAGCATCTCGGTCCGCGCCTCGGGCAGCCGGGGCTGGTGGTCTGCCTCGACTCGGGCTGCGCGAACTACGAGCAGCTCTGGGTCACCACCTCGCTGCGCGGGATGGCCGCCGGTGACCTGACGGTGCGGGTGCTCGATCAGGGCGTCCACTCGGGGGACGCCGGCGGCGTGGTGCCGTCGAGTTTCCGGATCGCCCGGGCACTGCTCGAGCGGATCGAAGACGCCGCCACGGGGGCGATCCGCCTGCCGGCGCTGCAGGCCGAGATCCCCGCCGAGCGGGTGGAGCAGGCCGAGCTTGCCGCGTCAGTGATCGGGTCCGATCTGGCCGACAAGTACCCGTGGGCGAGCGCCACCCGGCCCAACAGCGAGTCGACGCCGACCCTGATCCTCAACCGCACATGGCGCCCGGCCCTGGAAGTGATCGGTGCCGATGGACTGCCGCCCCGCACCGAGGCCGGGAACGTGCTGCGCCCGGCGACCACCCTGCGGCTGTCACTGCGACTGCCACCGACGGTGGACGGCGAGGCGGCCACCCGCGCACTCCAGCAGACCCTGACCGAGGCCCCGCCGCAGAGTGCCGAGGTGCAGTTCCATCCCGCGGGTGCCGCCAACGGCTGGAATGCCCCGGCGTTCGCCGGCTGGCTGGGTGACAGCCTCGGTGCCAGCTCCCGGGCCTGGTTCGGTCAACCCGCCGTGTTCATGGGCGAGGGCGGCAGCATCCCGCTGATGAACCTGCTTGGGGCGCACTTCCCGGCGGCGCGGTTCCTGGTCACGGGCGTCCTGGGCCCCGGCTCCAACGCCCATGGGCCCAACGAGTTCCTGCACATGCCCATGGCCCAGCGCCTGAGCGGTGTGGTGGCCGAGGCACTGGCCGCGCAGTCAGCCGCCGACTAG
- a CDS encoding ATP-dependent DNA ligase: MQGFAELFRALDEQRGTNAKVAAMADYFSRVSAADGAWAVYFLSGRRLKRLIGPVQLREWLAQMTGLPAWLVDETHQHVGDLAETVALMLDTPVDGDAAPDPGLAHWVETRIQSLRDCDDGQRRAAVTAAWRELDEAERFLHTKLLTGALRVGVSQTLVERALARASGLPRPVIAHRMMGQWRPEPAFFEGLFDARSGEEDASRPYPFFLAHPLEGDPADALGAIDAWQLEWKWDGIRAQLVRRADAVYLWSRGEALVTDTFPELIEAARAMPADTVLDGEILAWRDQVLPFAQLQRRLGRKRVTRRFMNEVPVRLMAYDLLESAGRDRRDDPLQSRRARLEALLEDAEPPLMLSPLIDAPDWATLAARRDESRDRGVEGIMLKGRHTAYATGRPRGPWWKWKISPLTLDVILLYAQPGHGRRANLYTDYSFAVPDGDQLVPIAKAYSGLDDAEIRRLDRWIRRNTRERFGPVRSVEPVQVFELAFEGISPSSRHKSGLALRFPRISRWREDLGPGDADTLDQARALLP; encoded by the coding sequence ATGCAGGGGTTCGCCGAACTGTTCCGCGCCCTCGACGAGCAGCGCGGCACCAACGCCAAGGTCGCGGCCATGGCGGACTATTTCAGCCGGGTATCCGCCGCGGACGGCGCCTGGGCGGTGTACTTTCTCAGCGGACGACGCCTGAAACGCCTCATCGGCCCCGTGCAGCTGCGCGAATGGCTGGCGCAGATGACCGGTCTGCCGGCCTGGCTGGTCGACGAGACCCATCAGCATGTCGGTGATCTCGCCGAGACGGTCGCACTCATGCTCGACACCCCGGTGGACGGCGACGCGGCGCCCGATCCGGGGCTTGCCCACTGGGTCGAAACACGCATCCAGTCCCTGCGCGACTGCGACGACGGGCAGCGTCGCGCGGCGGTAACGGCGGCCTGGCGCGAGCTCGACGAAGCGGAGCGCTTTCTGCATACCAAACTGCTCACCGGGGCCCTGCGCGTTGGCGTATCGCAGACACTTGTCGAGCGGGCACTGGCCCGGGCGAGCGGCTTGCCCCGTCCGGTGATTGCCCACCGCATGATGGGTCAGTGGCGCCCCGAGCCAGCTTTTTTCGAGGGACTGTTCGATGCCCGGTCCGGCGAGGAAGATGCCTCGCGCCCCTACCCGTTCTTTCTCGCCCATCCGCTGGAGGGCGACCCCGCGGACGCCCTGGGCGCGATCGATGCCTGGCAGCTCGAGTGGAAGTGGGACGGCATCCGGGCGCAGCTCGTGCGCCGCGCCGATGCGGTGTACCTGTGGTCGCGCGGCGAAGCACTGGTCACCGATACCTTTCCGGAACTGATCGAAGCCGCCCGGGCAATGCCCGCGGATACCGTCCTTGATGGCGAGATCCTTGCCTGGCGCGATCAGGTCCTGCCGTTCGCACAGCTGCAGCGACGACTGGGTCGCAAGCGCGTGACGCGGCGCTTCATGAACGAGGTGCCGGTGCGACTGATGGCCTACGATCTGCTCGAATCCGCTGGCAGGGATCGGCGGGACGATCCGCTGCAATCCCGCCGGGCCCGGCTCGAGGCCCTGCTCGAGGACGCCGAGCCGCCGCTGATGCTCTCGCCACTGATCGATGCACCGGACTGGGCCACGCTGGCCGCACGTCGCGACGAATCCCGCGACCGGGGCGTCGAGGGGATCATGCTCAAGGGCCGTCACACGGCCTACGCCACCGGGCGGCCACGCGGGCCGTGGTGGAAGTGGAAGATCAGCCCGCTGACGCTCGACGTCATCCTGCTCTACGCCCAGCCCGGTCATGGCCGACGCGCCAACCTGTACACCGACTACAGCTTCGCCGTGCCCGACGGTGACCAGCTGGTGCCAATCGCCAAGGCCTATTCGGGCCTCGACGATGCCGAAATCCGCCGGCTGGATCGATGGATCCGGCGCAATACCCGCGAGCGATTCGGTCCGGTCCGCTCGGTGGAGCCGGTCCAGGTGTTCGAGCTGGCATTCGAGGGCATCAGCCCGTCGTCACGCCACAAATCCGGGCTTGCCCTGCGCTTTCCACGCATCAGCCGCTGGCGCGAGGATCTGGGCCCCGGTGATGCCGATACCCTCGATCAGGCCCGGGCATTGCTGCCATGA